The Flavobacterium commune genome contains the following window.
GCACTCCAAGTGGCTTTAACCTGAACAAAACTACTCGATCTGTCTTCTACTGCTTTAGATGGCGTTATGGTTAAATGGTATTTACCTGCAGGCACTCCACATAAATTAAAGTTTTCGGAATTAGAACCTTCTGCCCAATTTTCTCCATCTGTGTAACCGTGATAATATTCAATATCCTTGCTCGCATATATTTCTTCTCCATTATTTTCATTAACCAAAGCCACTTGAACATTTGCCCAGGAATTATCAACTGGCGAGTATAATGAAATCGAAAGCGGAGCAGCACTGCCCTTTAAAACGAAACTTGGACTCACAAAATCTTTAACCCCATAATGATCAAAAGGTATTTGTGTATCCAGGACATCGGTCTTTATTCGGTCTTTATTTAAATACCAATTTGAAATTAAAATCAGTAATGCAACAGTACATAAAATAATGGCTAAATCCCTTAAATTAAACAAAAATGGCTGTACCAAACCAACACCTCTTTTTGTTGGTAAAATGCTCGTTTGAAAAGCTTTCTTAATAGCTCTTTTAGAAATATGTTTTCCTAAAAAAACAGTTTGTTGCTTGCCTAATTTTTCAAAAGAAAGTAATAGTGGAGGATTTATATACTCTATCAGCTCGGATTTTTCAAAAATATCAAAATCAAAAAAACCTCTGGCGGCTAATAATTTAGGATAACAATAATCATAACAGTCGAAGGTAATATCATTGTATTCAACAGTTGCCGGATGATTGCCAACATTTTCATCTAACGTTATTTCTTCTAAAACAATCCAATGTCCATCTGCCTCAGACAAATACAAATAATCCTCTTTGCTTTGCAAAATGTATTCTGTCCATTCAAAACCTTGATTGTCTTTTACAAGAATTCCGGTTATTATGTAGTTTTTATCATTAAAAACACCTTCTTGCCCTACCTCTAATTTTTCATCAAAAGAATAGGGTCTGAATTGATCTTTGACCTTAAACCCATCTTGGTTTTTATAAACAAAAACACAATTGGTACAAGCATAAATATTTACTTCAAAATTTAAATCAATTTGAGTAGTATGTTTGCAATTAATACAGCTAACTTCCATAAACATTACCTGTTAATTTCAAAATCTTTCAAAACAATTCCTTCAAAATAGGATATATACTGCTCTGTAACATCTTTTACTTTTTGAGTATTATCCTGAAGATAATTACACAAATAAACATCCAAAGTTAACTGATTAAATTCTGGCCAAGTGTGAATACAAATATGTGATTCTTTTAAACAAACTGAAATAGTAAAGCTACTATTATCAAAATCATGCACAATAACACCTACTTGTTCTAATCCGTATCTATTCAAAATTTTATTTGTAACAGCTATATATCCTTTGCTGTCGGTAAGTTTTTGAATATTATCAACCTGAAGAGTAACTAGCTTATGTAAACCTGGGGAATACGAATTTGAATTCATTTAAAAACATCAATTGATTTACTTAAAAGGTTACGAATGTATGGCATTTATATTACAAAAAAAAATGTCCCAATTATTTGGGACATTTTTTTTATATAAGAATCATTTATTAACTCTCAGGAGCTAATTCTAACTCAAGACCTTCTAAGTCAACTGTGATTGGAATTTGGCAACCCAAACGACTATTTGACTTCACATAGAAAGCTTCAGAAAGCATTGCTTCTTCATCTTCTCCCATTTCAGGCAAACTTACATCATTTAAAACATAACACTGACAAGAAGCACACATGGCCATTCCTCCACAGGTTCCCTCTACAGGCAATTCATAAGCCTTACAAAGTTCCATGATATTCATAGCCATATCCGTAGGAGCCTGTAATTCGTGAACAACTCCTTCTCTATCTTTAATTTTTATTAATACATCCATTTTTCACTATTTGGAATTGATTGATTTTAAGAATATAACAGTTTAAGCAAATAATCCAAGACTAAATTAGCCTTACAAGATATTTACAACAGTTTCTATTTGCGGAGCAAACTTTTTAATAGTAGTCTCAACACCCGCTTTAAGCGTCATTTGATTCACACTACAATTAGTACAAGCACCTTCAAGACGCACTTTTACATGCTTATCTTCTTCAATAGAGATAAGGGTAATATTACCACCATCTGACTCTAAAAAAGGTCTGATTTCGTCAAGTGCTTTTTGAACTTCGATTGTTAATTCTTCTGTTGTCATTTTCTTTTATTAAATTATTTTTTTACTGCTGAACAACCAGCCATAGTAGTAATTTTTATTGCTTCGGTAGCAGGTAAATTTTCGTTTCGGCTTACCGTTTCTTCAACTACTTTACGTGTAATATTTTCAAAAACAGTTTCAATTACTGAACCTGTTTGCATAGCTGCCGGACGACCGTAATCTCCCGCTTCACGAATAGATTGAACAATTGGTACTTCACCTAAAAATGGTACTGCTAAATCTGCTGCAAGATTTTTTGCTCCTTCCTGACCAAAGATATAATACTTATTGTTAGGCAATTCTTCAGGTGTGAAGTAAGCCATATTTTCGATAATTCCAAGTACAGGTACATTAATAGCTTCTGATAAAAACATCGAAACTCCTTTTTTGGCATCAGCCAAAGCCACAGCCTGAGGTGTACTCACTACAACTGCTCCGGTAACCGGAAGTGATTGCATGATTGACAAGTGGATATCGCCTGTTCCCGGAGGTAAATCGATTAACATAAAATCTAATTCTCCCCAATCGGCATCAAAAATCATCTGGTTTAAAGCTTTAGAAGCCATCGGCCCTCTCCAAATTACCGCCTGACTTGGCGAAGTAAAAAACCCGATTGAAAGCAATTTTATCTCATAACTCTCAATAGGTTTCATTTTTGATTTTCCGTCAACAAGAATCGAAATTGGTTTCTCGTTTTCTACATCAAACATAATTGGCATAGATGGACCATAGATATCGGCATCAAGAACACCAACACTGAATCCCATTTTAGCTAAACTAACTGCTAAGTTTGCTGTAACAGTAGATTTTCCTACTCCTCCTTTTCCAGAAGCTACAGCAATAATATTTTTAATTCCCGGAATTGATTTCCCTTTAATTTCAGGCTTCTCCGGAACTTCTACCTTGATATTTACCTTAACCTTAGCTTCGGCGTTCACTAAATCGTGAATTGTTTTTTTGATATCGTCCTCTGCACGTTTTTTTATGTGCATTGCCGGTGTACCCAAAACTAAATCAACCACCACCTCGTCGCCAAAAGTGATTACATTAGTAACAGCACCACTTTCTACCATATTTTTTCCTTCTCCCGCAACAGTGATTGTTTCTAGGGCTTTCAGAATTTCTTTTCTATCTAATTTCATTACTAAGTTTACTGTTTTTCAATTGCTAATCTCAGTCAAAACAAGTATTTATTTAAACTGATTTGAGATTGCAAAGATAAGAGATTAAGTTCTTAATTTAAAGGATTTAAATTGGATTTATTAATAGCCAAATTAGTTCTAACTATTAAGTACTTTACTGTGATTTTTATCATCAAAACAGACTAATCTTTATCTGCCGGATCCCAAAAGTATTTTTCAAAATCGACTATTTGGTTATCAACTACTTTCAAACCTTCACTTTCTAATAATTGCTGCATCAAATTAGTTCCGTCAAAATGAAATTTACCTGTAAGCAAACCTTTTCTATTAACAACTCTGTGTGCAGGAACATCTTCCATTGCATGCGATGCATTCATAGCCCAACCCACCATTCTTGCCGAGCGGGCAGCACCTAGAAATTTTGCTATAGCACCATAAGAAGTTACTCTTCCATATGGAATTTGCTTAGCCACCTCATAAACTCGCTCAAAAAAATTAGTCTGATTTGAATCCATTATAATTTATTTTTTCATATTCCTGCGGAATCACTCCTGTAACTTCTTTAAAACTAATCAAAAAAGGATCATAGGAAGAAAAACCCGCTTTTTTAGATAATGATTGCAATGTTTTTGATTGTAAATAACCCTCATCTATCAAATCAATAGAATCATAAATTTGAACAATTCTCTTAAATTCTACAAAACTAACATTGGCATGATACTTAAAAATATAAATCAAATGGCTCTTAGGAATATCTAATTTAACCGCAAAATCACTTAAAGAAACTGATGGAGTTCTAAAATATAATTGCTTCAAAGCCATTCGCTCCATTTCCTGAAGATAGATCAATAATTTTGTCTCGACAATATACTTAAGTTTCAAATCCTCAGTATCAACCGAAACAGGCTTAGACAAAATCCAAAAATCATCAAAAACTAAGGCTAATTTTACCTTAACATCCCTTTTTACAGCCAAATGAAGCAAGTTTTCGTCAGTCAATAAAATTTTGAAAAACAAAACACTAGCTACTACAGCTGTAATCCACAAACAGGTTTCCCCATCCGAATAAGTCGCAACCCACAAATCAAAGAAAAGTGTAATTACTAAACGCAATATTATTAATACACAAACAACGAAAAAAAAGAATGCCCAATTTCGAATCAGCAACTCCTGTTGATTATCGCTACTACCTTGCAGTTCCTGTGTCCAAAATTTATCTTTCAGTACTACATAGCTTAAAAACAAATAGAACAATGCAATTCCTGCAAACAAAAAATAATAATACAACACTAAAAAAGGAGCGTATTCACGAATCCAAAAAATCGAACAACCAAATAATAACGGCACTACAAAATGAAATAAATCAACATGAGATGGATTTTTTTTATCCTCTATTAAATTTTTGAAATACAAATAAATACAAGGAAAAACAGCACAACCGAAAGACCTGAAAAACATCCCAATATTTTCATCAATTGGAAAAGGAATCAAAATATGAATTCCGTTAAAGAAAAACCGAAATGAGGCGGCTAAAAGTAAAATTAAAAGATAAAAATTCACCTTTCTGTTCCATTGATATTGCGCAGCCACAACAGTAAAAGTCAGAAAACCCAACAATCCTGTTACAAAAAACACAAGACTTAAAAACATACTTGACTACAATTTACTTAGGATAAAAAAATAAAGGTATACAATTATCCAACTTTCTTATCAATCGCAAAAAAACATTCGACATATAACCTAAAAAAAGGATGATTTGGAATTATTTACATTATTTTCAATACGTAAAATACTGCAAAACAATTCAATTGAATGCGATAACAAACTAATTATCCCAAATAATATTCCAGGATATTAATTAAAGTAATCACCGAAACCAATCCGGTAATACCTCCAATAATTGTATTCATATTTTTAAGAATGAAATCGGCTTTCTTTTCTATTTTTTTAAAAAAACCAATATAAAAATAAAACACAAGTAAAGAACCTAAAACAGCTCCACTCACAAAAATTGAGACAGAAGTAAAATCGAAAGAAAAAATAGCATAAGACGACAACCAAATGCTTACAAAAACATAATAAGGAATAGGAAAAAAATTGAGTCCCGAAAGCAGCATTCCCATAAAAAAACGCTTCTTTTGACTGTGTTTCTTAATTTTAGGCTGTTTTAATTTTGGCTGCTTAGCAATCCACAAAAAATAAACCGTTAAAACGGTAAAAATTACAAAGCCTACTTCACGCAACAACAAGATAATATCAGGTCGGGCATTAATAATTCGGGCAAATAAAACCGCAATATAGACCTGACAAAAAATAACCAATACTGCACCTAAAACAAACCAAAAAGCATTGCGTTTTCCCTCCTTCATACTCACTTTGGCCGCTGTCATATTAAGCAAACCAGGAGGAGTAATTCCTATGAAAGCCGAAATAAAACCAGAAAAAAGGGAGATAATTAAGTTCATAGGAAAGTTTATAAAAGGTTTTGAAATTCCCGAGAACTACTCTTTAATTTTAAACCGAATGTACGTGATTGCTTTATTAATTTCTAAATATTGTTTCTCATAAAAAGTTTGAAAAGCAGTCACTTCCTCAGGACTTCCCTCGTTTACATAAACATTATGATTAGCATACAATACCTCATGTCCTTCACCATGAAGCAATCCTAAAGTATAACCGTGCATGAATTCACTATCGGTTTTAAGATTGACTACACCATCTTTTTTAAGGATTTTTTTATACAACTGCAAAAACTCAGAATTAGTCATTCTATGTTTGGTACGTTTGTATTTTATTTGAGGATCCGGAAAAGTAATCCAGATTTCATCTACTTCGTTTTCGGCAAAAATATGATTAATCAATTCGATTTGAGTACGAACAAAAGCAACATTATGCAAGCCTGTTTCTACAGCAGTTTTAGCACCACGCCAAAAACGCGCTCCTTTGATATCAATTCCGATAAAGTTTTTATTAGGGTATCTCTCGGCTAAACCAACAGAATATTCGCCTTTTCCACAACCTAATTCTAACACTACAGGATTATCATTTTTAAAGAAATCAGTATTCCATTTCCCTCTTAAAGGAAACAAATTACCTACTACTTCTTCTCTTGTTGGCTGAAAAACGTTATTAAATGTCTCGTTCTCCTTAAATCGCTTTAATTTATTTTTACTTCCCACTGTTTTTTAAATATTTGCGCAAAATTAATCAAATAAATAAGACCTCGGGCAAGCTTTTACAAAATAAAAACTTGCCCGAGCCTATAAACTGAACTTAGAAACAACCTAATCAGCGCACTCAATAGGAAATAAGGTTTCATCATGTTGTGATAAATCCAATCCCATACTTTCTGATTCTTCCGAAACACGCATTGGAATAATCTTATCGGTAATTTTAAACAACAAATAAGCTCCAAAGAAAGTATAAATAGAAACCAATAGCAAAGCCGTCATGTGATGTCCAAAAACTCCCCAGCCACCGTGCAACAAACTGGCATCTTCACCATGAGCAAAAATAGCCGTCAAAATCATTCCCATAATTCCGCCTACACCATGACAGGCAAAAACATCCAAGGTATCATCAATTCCTTTTAAATATTTAGAATATACCACATTATTAGAAACCAAAGCAGCAATAAAACCAAAGAACATACTCTCCGGAACCGTTACATAACCAGCTGCCGGCGTAATAGATACCAATCCTACCACTGCCCCGATACAAGCACCAAGAGCTGAAACTTTTCTTCCATTGATTCTGTCAAAAAATATCCAGGTTAACATAGCTGCTGCCGAAGCTGTAGTGGTTGTTCCAAAAGCCATGGCTGCAACACCATTAGCCTCCATGGAAGATCCCGCATTAAAACCAATCCAACCAAACCAAAGCATTCCTGTTCCCAATAAAACAAAAGGAATATTCGTTGGCACATGATTATTATTTTTTCTTTTTCCTAAAACCAAAACTCCTGCTAAAGCTGCAAATCCTGCACTCATGTGTACTACAGTTCCTCCTGCAAAATCCTTAACACCAAAGAAAGAGCCTAAAATCCCAGTAGGATACCAAACCGCATGACACAAAGGAGAATAAATAAAAATGCTAAACAAACAGATAAAAAGCAGATACGAAATAAAACGAACGCGCTCAGCAAACGAACCCGTAATGATAGCCGGAGCAATAACGGCAAACTTCATTTGGAACAAAGCAAAAAGCATAAACGGAACTGTTTTAGCAATAGCTTTATGAGGCAAAACCCCCACAAAATCCATAAAAGTAAAAGTAGCCGGATTACCTACAAAACTGTAAAAACCGTCTCCTATCTGAACGCCAAGGGGTTCTCCAAAAGCCAGACTAAATCCAACCACAACCCATATTAATGTAACAACTCCCATACAGATAAAGCTTTGCAACATCGTAGAAATTACGTTTTTCTTCCCTACCATTCCACCATAAAAGAAAGCCAAACCCGGTGTCATAATCAACACCAAACAACAGGAGGTAAGCATCCAGGCAACATCAGCAGCAACAATTTGGTCAGTTGTTCCAAATTGTGAATGAACAGCTTTAGGTTCTAAAGGCACTTCCCAAAAAAGTCCTGAAATACAAACAATACTAATAATTACAAAAGAAATGATCCAACGTTTCTCGATTTTCATATTTTTTAGCTTTAACCCATTAAAATTCGGGGCAAATTTAAAAATAATTTATATTTATAACATCCATACCCCTAAAATAAGTAAGTCCGTAACAAATAACCTTATTTTAACATAGCAGAGACAATTTTGTTTAAAAAAATTATCAATTTTAAAGATTTTCAATCTTTTCAATGAGAAAAATATTTTTCCGTTTTTTAGAAAAATCAAACAAAAAAGATTTCTAACTCTAAAATTTGAAAAAAAAGTTGTAATTTTTCATAAAACAAGAACTCTTTATTCTGTTTTGCATCACAGTATTAACCTAAAAAGTTGCTACATGAAAAAAATAGTTTTCAATTTTTCAATTATTACACTGCTTGTTTTCTCCACATTGTTATCCTGTAAAAACGCAAAGGAACAAAATGAAAACATCCAGCCTCTTGCTGTAATTGAGG
Protein-coding sequences here:
- a CDS encoding DUF4178 domain-containing protein produces the protein MEVSCINCKHTTQIDLNFEVNIYACTNCVFVYKNQDGFKVKDQFRPYSFDEKLEVGQEGVFNDKNYIITGILVKDNQGFEWTEYILQSKEDYLYLSEADGHWIVLEEITLDENVGNHPATVEYNDITFDCYDYCYPKLLAARGFFDFDIFEKSELIEYINPPLLLSFEKLGKQQTVFLGKHISKRAIKKAFQTSILPTKRGVGLVQPFLFNLRDLAIILCTVALLILISNWYLNKDRIKTDVLDTQIPFDHYGVKDFVSPSFVLKGSAAPLSISLYSPVDNSWANVQVALVNENNGEEIYASKDIEYYHGYTDGENWAEGSNSENFNLCGVPAGKYHLTITPSKAVEDRSSSFVQVKATWSAPSSRNVWLISIIMIGFLIVVYYFEKNFEIKRWSDSSYSPYNNE
- a CDS encoding S-adenosylmethionine decarboxylase family protein is translated as MNSNSYSPGLHKLVTLQVDNIQKLTDSKGYIAVTNKILNRYGLEQVGVIVHDFDNSSFTISVCLKESHICIHTWPEFNQLTLDVYLCNYLQDNTQKVKDVTEQYISYFEGIVLKDFEINR
- a CDS encoding 2Fe-2S iron-sulfur cluster-binding family protein is translated as MDVLIKIKDREGVVHELQAPTDMAMNIMELCKAYELPVEGTCGGMAMCASCQCYVLNDVSLPEMGEDEEAMLSEAFYVKSNSRLGCQIPITVDLEGLELELAPES
- a CDS encoding NifU family protein produces the protein MTTEELTIEVQKALDEIRPFLESDGGNITLISIEEDKHVKVRLEGACTNCSVNQMTLKAGVETTIKKFAPQIETVVNIL
- a CDS encoding Mrp/NBP35 family ATP-binding protein, which encodes MKLDRKEILKALETITVAGEGKNMVESGAVTNVITFGDEVVVDLVLGTPAMHIKKRAEDDIKKTIHDLVNAEAKVKVNIKVEVPEKPEIKGKSIPGIKNIIAVASGKGGVGKSTVTANLAVSLAKMGFSVGVLDADIYGPSMPIMFDVENEKPISILVDGKSKMKPIESYEIKLLSIGFFTSPSQAVIWRGPMASKALNQMIFDADWGELDFMLIDLPPGTGDIHLSIMQSLPVTGAVVVSTPQAVALADAKKGVSMFLSEAINVPVLGIIENMAYFTPEELPNNKYYIFGQEGAKNLAADLAVPFLGEVPIVQSIREAGDYGRPAAMQTGSVIETVFENITRKVVEETVSRNENLPATEAIKITTMAGCSAVKK
- a CDS encoding MGMT family protein codes for the protein MDSNQTNFFERVYEVAKQIPYGRVTSYGAIAKFLGAARSARMVGWAMNASHAMEDVPAHRVVNRKGLLTGKFHFDGTNLMQQLLESEGLKVVDNQIVDFEKYFWDPADKD
- a CDS encoding helix-turn-helix domain-containing protein; this translates as MFLSLVFFVTGLLGFLTFTVVAAQYQWNRKVNFYLLILLLAASFRFFFNGIHILIPFPIDENIGMFFRSFGCAVFPCIYLYFKNLIEDKKNPSHVDLFHFVVPLLFGCSIFWIREYAPFLVLYYYFLFAGIALFYLFLSYVVLKDKFWTQELQGSSDNQQELLIRNWAFFFFVVCVLIILRLVITLFFDLWVATYSDGETCLWITAVVASVLFFKILLTDENLLHLAVKRDVKVKLALVFDDFWILSKPVSVDTEDLKLKYIVETKLLIYLQEMERMALKQLYFRTPSVSLSDFAVKLDIPKSHLIYIFKYHANVSFVEFKRIVQIYDSIDLIDEGYLQSKTLQSLSKKAGFSSYDPFLISFKEVTGVIPQEYEKINYNGFKSD
- a CDS encoding LysE family translocator: MNLIISLFSGFISAFIGITPPGLLNMTAAKVSMKEGKRNAFWFVLGAVLVIFCQVYIAVLFARIINARPDIILLLREVGFVIFTVLTVYFLWIAKQPKLKQPKIKKHSQKKRFFMGMLLSGLNFFPIPYYVFVSIWLSSYAIFSFDFTSVSIFVSGAVLGSLLVFYFYIGFFKKIEKKADFILKNMNTIIGGITGLVSVITLINILEYYLG
- the trmB gene encoding tRNA (guanosine(46)-N7)-methyltransferase TrmB, giving the protein MGSKNKLKRFKENETFNNVFQPTREEVVGNLFPLRGKWNTDFFKNDNPVVLELGCGKGEYSVGLAERYPNKNFIGIDIKGARFWRGAKTAVETGLHNVAFVRTQIELINHIFAENEVDEIWITFPDPQIKYKRTKHRMTNSEFLQLYKKILKKDGVVNLKTDSEFMHGYTLGLLHGEGHEVLYANHNVYVNEGSPEEVTAFQTFYEKQYLEINKAITYIRFKIKE
- a CDS encoding ammonium transporter; translated protein: MKIEKRWIISFVIISIVCISGLFWEVPLEPKAVHSQFGTTDQIVAADVAWMLTSCCLVLIMTPGLAFFYGGMVGKKNVISTMLQSFICMGVVTLIWVVVGFSLAFGEPLGVQIGDGFYSFVGNPATFTFMDFVGVLPHKAIAKTVPFMLFALFQMKFAVIAPAIITGSFAERVRFISYLLFICLFSIFIYSPLCHAVWYPTGILGSFFGVKDFAGGTVVHMSAGFAALAGVLVLGKRKNNNHVPTNIPFVLLGTGMLWFGWIGFNAGSSMEANGVAAMAFGTTTTASAAAMLTWIFFDRINGRKVSALGACIGAVVGLVSITPAAGYVTVPESMFFGFIAALVSNNVVYSKYLKGIDDTLDVFACHGVGGIMGMILTAIFAHGEDASLLHGGWGVFGHHMTALLLVSIYTFFGAYLLFKITDKIIPMRVSEESESMGLDLSQHDETLFPIECAD